The DNA region TGAAACAATCCCTCGCCACCAATTAAGCCTGATACAAATTTGTTGCGTTCAACTCCTACTTCTACAGTGCCATCACTAGCCCAATAAGCGCCACTATCTAAAATCCATTCACTACCGTCTAATTCTAAAATGTGATATCCCGATAACGAAGGCTCTAAATATAATTCACCAGTGCCTGTATATGTAGGACGGAAAATATTTTCTCCCGTGGCTAGGGATTTTAAAAACCCGCCTGCTGAAGGAGCTTTAGATTGCATCTGAATGTTGCCACGTATATAGTACATAGCACCAGATTCAGTTCGGACTGTTTCGTTTTGTAAAGTTACCTTGACTAAACGTAAGCTTTCTTTCTCTATTACTTCAAAACCTGCCATAATTTTCCTTTTAATGTTTGCAGAAAGGTGTTCTTGGCTCTTAACTAGAATTTATATACATTGTTGCCATCTATTTTTACAGATGGCAAGTCAGAAAAATTTAATCAGATTGTTAAACAAAGTCTATTTGATGAAAATGAATTATCTGTGTTCAAAAAAAATAGGTCAACCTAATTAAACATAAAATCCTTAGTAAATAGATCCCCGAATTCTCTGAAAAGTTGGGGATCTATTGTTGTGTTTTATATCTACTCATCTACTGTTTAATTTAGCGTGAGTTCTACGGGTTATATTGTGTCCGCATAAATTAGTCGAATAAAAAGATATCTCCCTAGCTTTACTACGTAAAACCAGGGAGAGGTTTGTCGAACTCAGGTTAATTTAGAGTGAATATTTATAATTTTGAAAAATAGTTGATGAATCTTCACTCTTAAGCTTTAGCTCCAAATTGATGTTTATTGCTAACTTCTAGAGGGAGGAAAATCGTCAAAACTTCCCCATAGTGTGGACGCTGGCGCACAATCAATTTACCGCCGATCGCTTGAAACAAATGCTTGGTTGCGGCGATATTCAAACTAATCGTACCCGTTTCTGGTTGGAACATCAGCAATTGACCTAGAGCTTTGCGAATTGGTGGGGTTGCAGGTATAGCGGCTTTACTTGAATCTTTGCATCCAAATTGGGGTGATAATTGTAACTTTAGTTGATCTCCCGCCGGAATGACTTGTACTTGAATATGGCTACCAGCAGGTAAGCTGCGAGTGAAATTCTCTATCAAACCAGTGAGTACCTGATCTAGTATCATGGGATTACTCACCACAGTTGGTAGTTGCTGGGGTAAAACGACATTTAAAGTTAAGCTCCGCCGATGCGCGGCTTGTTCCCAACGGGGAATGCTCTGTTGCAACACTTGATCCAAAGACATCGGCGTAAGTTGAGTTTTTGGCGATTTTGCTGAAGTAGTAGTTTCCAATTCTGCTGCCTTAAACAGCAACTCCATGCGGTCAATTTGTTCGGTACACTCGTGATCGATAATTTTTAAACGATTGATCACGCTAGCATCTAAGTCTCGCCGCTTCAGCAGCAGACGAGTCATGGTGCGAATAGTTGTTAAAGGTGTGCGGACTTCGTGAGCGAAAGCTTGGAGTAATTCTACATCAGGATTTGGGCATTGGGCATTGGGCATTGGGCATGGGTTATTTTCTTTGTCTTCCTTGTCTCCAGTTCCTACTAAAGATTCCTTAGTTTCTTCTGCTTCTGTTAATTCTTGAAGCAACAACTGGCTAAACTGAATCATGATGCCGCAATCTGGCGCAACCATAGAATACTTTTGTACTAAAGTATCTAGACGGGCAAAAAAGTCTGGATTAGCCAGCATTACCCTTGCTCCTAGCGATCGCCAAGCTTGCTGCACTACCTCTGGTTCAAAAGAGAATGAAAAAGTTTTTTTACCGTTTTTGTGGGTTGCTAAAACCAGTACTAAACTAAATTTATCTGTAAAAACCAAGCAAAACTGCTCTGCACCTAGTGGATCGGCAGGTAATAAAGAAAGTACCGATTCATGGGGAGCGATTTCTTCATTTACAGACGCGATTGCATCTGGCATCTGAAATGGCATCAGCGCCAAAGGGTTAAATGGTTTTGCGGTAAAAGTTACTGTTTGTAATCTTTGAGTCAGTTTTGGCTGACTAAACAAAGGTGCTGGTGCAGCTAAAACTAATCCTTGGCTTGTATCAACCCAAGCAGATGCTAAAGTATTTAATAGCAAATGTTCTGTCGCTGCTAGGCTGACACGCCACTGCCGCTCTGCTTTAGCAGGTGAACATTCAGCTACACTTGATTGATTTTCAGCCAAGATTTCGCTCAGACTTGGCAACATCCATTTATACACAGGCTTTCACCCCTTAATTCAAGAGCGACTAACAGCGTCTAGGGTAGACATTTCACTACTACCTAAGAGGTTATAGCTATTTGCGTAGTGGCGACAGTGGTAGAACCGAACAATTCGGGCGCAATTTCCCCTCTAAGTGCGATGTCTACTACGGGCTACGCCTACGCAGTTATAGGTTGAAAAACAGTTGTACTTATTTTGTTACCGAATTATGGCGATCGCAGGTTAATGATTCTGCTGATTTCGCTTCTCGAATCGGGATTGCAATTACAAACTCTGCACCCTGTCCCAGTGATGAAATGCATTGCAAAGATCCACCATGCTTTTCAGTAATTATCTGGTAGCTGATCGATAATCCCATACCAGTTCCCCTACCAACTGGTTTTGTAGTGAAAAAAGGATCAAATAAACGCGACTGGATTTCTTCTGGAATTCCTGCTCCATTATCAGCAATCCGAATGACGGCATTTTCATTTACCTGTTCAGAATAAATGCGAATCAAGGGATATGGACAAAGTTCTTTTTGGAAACACTCTTCTAAAGCATCGATTGCATTTGCCAAGAGGTTCATAAATACCTGATTCATTTGCCCTGCAAAACACTGAATCTTAGGTATTTCACCATACTCTTTGACCACTTGAATTTGAGGGCGATTATTTTGTGCCTTAAGACGGTGTTGCAAAATTAACAGGGTACTGTCGATTCCTTCATGCAAATCAGCCGTTTTAAACTCAGCTTCATCCAAGCGAGAGAAAATTCGTAAACCGAGAACAATTTCCCGGATGCGTTTAGCCCCCATCTTCATAGAGGACAACATCTTAGGTAAATCTTCTATTAAGTACTCAATATCTGCTTCTTCGTGAGCATTTTTAATTTCTGGCTCTGGGTTGGGATAATAATTTTGATAAAGCTTAATTAACAATAGCAACTGTTGAATATAATCATCAGTGTACTGAATGTTACCGTAGATAAAATTAACCGGATTGTTGATTTCATGGGCAACTCCCGCCACTAATTGACCCAGACTCGACATTTTTTCAGATTGAATTAATTGAATTTGGGTTTTTTGCAGGTCTTTCAGAGCTTGCTGAAGTTCTGCTTCTGCTTGCTGACGCTCAACAATCTCGTCTCGCAATTGTTCGTTGGCATTGACCAACTCATCTCTGGAATGTTGCAGATCATCTGCCATTTTGTTGAAGGAAGTCGCTAACTCGCCAATCTCATCCTGGGAGTGAATATAAACTCTGGTATCCAGCTTACCTTCAGTCAGATTTACCACAGCTTGCTGGAGTTGTTTAATCGGTTTTGAAATGCTTCTAGAGATCAAATAGCCTACTAATAGTGCCAGTATGCCACATACCAAACTGATAATCGACGTGGCAACAATATTTTTATAGGCTGTTGCTAGGGCTGCTTTATAAAGCGGTGTATATTCTAGAATGACTGCACCAATTGTTTCACCCTTGCCAGTTTTAAAAGGAACAGCAATCAATCGAATCCCCTTTGGGTACTCAGGGCTGAACTCAATATATGATCTTGGTATATCATCTTGAATAGTTTTACCAACTTCATTATTACGATCGTGATCTAATCGCGTACCAATGTCTTCTGGAACTACATCTGCCAAAATGATTTTATTGCGGTCTACAATCTCCAGATCGCGCTGACGTTTCTTGTGTAGCGAGATAACATGCTCTTGCAATTCGGCTAGCATTTTATCTCGCGATCCAATTTCGTGGTATTCATCAAGTTCATGACTTACGAAATATCCCACTAGTCCAGCAACTTCTTCAGCCTCTTGTTGAGCAATATACTTAGCTATCTTCAATTGTTGATGAGCATTAATCGCACCAGTAATTACTGAGAGAGCAGCTATTCCTAGAATTCCCGAAATTAATTTCTGACTAATTTTCATTCTTTGCTCGAAACCTCAAGTGCTGACTACTGCGCTAATTCAGTTTTGGGGAGTTTGCCCTGATTTTAAAATTCCCAGATATGTGCCTGAAAGCTACAGAGTCAACAGCCATTAGTCAAATCTTTAATCTAGAGCTATCCGCCGTCGGCGATGCCTACGGCTGGCTACGCCTACGCATTTTTTTGAGTAGATTAACAATAGACCATCTCAAAGGCAGTTTATGAATTCTTTTGATTCAGTTGAAGATTTGGTACTAGTTGCTGGTGCGACTGGTGGAGTGGGGCAACTCGTAGTAGGCAAGTTACTAGAAAAGGGTTTGAAAGTTCGTGTCCTAACACGCAATGCCGCAAAAGCCGAAGAAATGTTTAATCGGAGAGTAGAAATTGCCGTTGGTGACATCCGCCAGCCAGCTACACTACCAGCCGCAACACAAAATGTCAGCCACATCATCAGCTGTACTGGAACCACTGCCTTTCCCTCTGCGCGA from Nostoc commune NIES-4072 includes:
- a CDS encoding AIM24 family protein, whose amino-acid sequence is MAGFEVIEKESLRLVKVTLQNETVRTESGAMYYIRGNIQMQSKAPSAGGFLKSLATGENIFRPTYTGTGELYLEPSLSGYHILELDGSEWILDSGAYWASDGTVEVGVERNKFVSGLIGGEGLFQTKVKGRGTVVMAAQGPVEVINLRNDRLVVDGNFAIARTSTLNYRVEKATKSLLGSMTSGEFIVNTFEGTGTVLLAPVPYWQVMMLRQISAALPKTSS
- a CDS encoding sensor histidine kinase; the encoded protein is MYKWMLPSLSEILAENQSSVAECSPAKAERQWRVSLAATEHLLLNTLASAWVDTSQGLVLAAPAPLFSQPKLTQRLQTVTFTAKPFNPLALMPFQMPDAIASVNEEIAPHESVLSLLPADPLGAEQFCLVFTDKFSLVLVLATHKNGKKTFSFSFEPEVVQQAWRSLGARVMLANPDFFARLDTLVQKYSMVAPDCGIMIQFSQLLLQELTEAEETKESLVGTGDKEDKENNPCPMPNAQCPNPDVELLQAFAHEVRTPLTTIRTMTRLLLKRRDLDASVINRLKIIDHECTEQIDRMELLFKAAELETTTSAKSPKTQLTPMSLDQVLQQSIPRWEQAAHRRSLTLNVVLPQQLPTVVSNPMILDQVLTGLIENFTRSLPAGSHIQVQVIPAGDQLKLQLSPQFGCKDSSKAAIPATPPIRKALGQLLMFQPETGTISLNIAATKHLFQAIGGKLIVRQRPHYGEVLTIFLPLEVSNKHQFGAKA
- a CDS encoding HAMP domain-containing sensor histidine kinase, which encodes MKISQKLISGILGIAALSVITGAINAHQQLKIAKYIAQQEAEEVAGLVGYFVSHELDEYHEIGSRDKMLAELQEHVISLHKKRQRDLEIVDRNKIILADVVPEDIGTRLDHDRNNEVGKTIQDDIPRSYIEFSPEYPKGIRLIAVPFKTGKGETIGAVILEYTPLYKAALATAYKNIVATSIISLVCGILALLVGYLISRSISKPIKQLQQAVVNLTEGKLDTRVYIHSQDEIGELATSFNKMADDLQHSRDELVNANEQLRDEIVERQQAEAELQQALKDLQKTQIQLIQSEKMSSLGQLVAGVAHEINNPVNFIYGNIQYTDDYIQQLLLLIKLYQNYYPNPEPEIKNAHEEADIEYLIEDLPKMLSSMKMGAKRIREIVLGLRIFSRLDEAEFKTADLHEGIDSTLLILQHRLKAQNNRPQIQVVKEYGEIPKIQCFAGQMNQVFMNLLANAIDALEECFQKELCPYPLIRIYSEQVNENAVIRIADNGAGIPEEIQSRLFDPFFTTKPVGRGTGMGLSISYQIITEKHGGSLQCISSLGQGAEFVIAIPIREAKSAESLTCDRHNSVTK